The genomic interval TCGATGAGCGAGCCGGCGGCAGCCGGTCGGCCCGGTCCGGGCCGAGTTGATCGCGGGTGGCTGCATCTCCCTTTCGCCCCTCTCCTGAGTCGTTTCCGTAAGCTCCTTTCCAGGTAGGGCCAAAGGCGGCTGATGCCGCCCCCGGCCAATCCTTGCCCGCGAGACCGGTCTTCGGTCCCGTGGCCGGAAAGGAGCATCCTGGAATGAGCTTTTCTCCCTGTCCGCCGGACGGCAGCCCGCCGCCGGTTGGCTCGGTCCTGGTGGTGGGCGGCGGGGTCGCCGGCGTCCAGACCGCCCTGGACTGCAGTGCCCTGGGCCTCAAGGTCTATCTGGTGGAAAAGAGCGCCGCCATCGGCGGCGTCATGGCCCGCCTGGACAAGACCTTTCCCACCAACGACTGCTCCCTGTGCATCCTGGCCCCCAAGCTGGTGGAGGCGGGCCGGGACCCCAGCATCACCCTTCTCACCAACAGCGAGCTGATCGCCCTGGACGGCAAACCGGGCCGGTTTTTCGCCCGGATCCGCAAGCGGCCCCGCTTCATCGACCAGGAGGCCTGCACCGGCTGCGGCCAATGCACCATCTACTGCGTCAAGGAGATCGGTGACGCCTACAACGAAGGCCTCAAGCGCACCCGGGCCGCCCATATCGACTATGCCCAGGCCGTGCCCACCACCTACCACATCGATGCCCAGGCCTGCCTCCGGCTCAACTTCGACACCTGCGGCCTGTGCGCGGTGGTCTGCCAGAAGAAGGCCATCCGTTTCGACGATACCGAGGAGCGGATCGAGCTGGCCGTGGGGGCGGTGGTCCTGGCGCCCGGATTCGGCCGCGTGGGGAAGGAGGTATTTGCGCCCTATGGCTGGGGGCGGTTCCCGGACGTGCTCACCGCCTTCGAGCATGAGCGCCTCATGTGCGCCTCTGGTCCCACGGGCGGCGAGATCGTGCGGCCTTCCGACGGGCGCCATCCGAAGAAGATCGCCTTTCTCCAGTGCATCGGCTCCCGGGATGTGGCCAGCGGCAACGGCTACTGCTCGTCGGTCTGCTGCATGTACGCGGTGAAGCAGGCGTCGCTGGCCCGGGAGCACGATCCTGAGGCTGAGATCACCCTCTTCTTCCTGGACGTCCGCACCCCCGGCAAGGGCTTTGACGCCGCCCGGGAGCGGGCCAGCACCGAAGGCCATTTCCGGGTCATCTACGGCCGCCCGCCCCGGGTGGAGGATGTCTTTGGCGGCGGCCTGCTCCTCACCTGGGTGGACGAGGCCGGCCGCCATCACGGGGAGCGGTTCGACCTGGTGGTGCTCTCCCAGGGCATGGAGGCGCCGGAGGACGCCGCCGCCCTTGCCCGGGCCGCGGGCATTGATCTCAACCGCTACCAGTTCGCCGCGGTGGACGCCTTCTCCCCTCTGGCAACCTCACGGCCCGGCGTCTACGTGGCCGGCGCCTTCCAGGGGCCCAAGGACATCCCCGACTCCGTCACCCAGGCGGGCGGCGCAGCTGGCCTCTGCTCGGGGATCCTGGCTGCTGCCCGGGGCACTGCCACGGTGCAGGCGGCGTTTCCCGCGGAGCGGGACATCGCTGGCGAGGAGCCCCGCATCGGCGTTTTTGTCTGCCACTGCGGCATCAACATCGGCGGCGTGGTGCAGGTGCCGGCGGTAGCGGCGTACGCGAAGACGCTGCCCAGCGTGGTCTTTGCCACCGGCAATCTCTATTCCTGTTCCCAGGACGCCCAGCGCCAGATCACCGACCTCATCCGGGAGCACCGGCTGAACCGCATCGTGGTGGCCGCCTGCACCCCCCGCACCCACGAGCCCCTTTTCCAGGCCACCCTCCGCGAGGCCGGGCTGAACCGCTCGCTCTTCGAGATGGCCAACATCCGCGACCAGTGCTCCTGGGTGCACATGCACGAGCCGGAGCTGGCCACCGGCAAGGCCAAGGACCTGGTGCGGATGGCGGTGGCCAAGGCCCGGCAGCTGGTGCCGCTACCGGAGCAGCAGCTGCCGGTGACCCGGGCGGCGCTGGTGGTGGGCGGGGGGCTGGCCGGCCTCACCGCTGCCCTGGCGATCGCCGAACAGGGGTTCCCTTGCACACTGGTGGAGCGGGAGCAGGAGCTGGGCGGCCGGGCGCGGCTTCTCACCGCCGACCGCCACGGTGCCGCTCCCCGGGAAAGGATTGCGGCCCTGGTGCGCCAGGTGCAGGCCCATCCCGCCATCACCGTGCTCACCGGCGCCTTGGTCACCGCCCTCTCCGGCCATGTGGGCAGCTTCACCAGCACCATCACCACGGCCGGTGCCAGCACCCTGTTCCGGCACGGGGTGGTGGTGCTCGCCACCGGCGGCGTTCCGTACCAGCCCAGGCAGTACCTCTATGGCGCCAGCGACCGGGTGCTGACCCAGCTGGAGCTGGAGGCCCGGCTCGCCAACGGCACGGGTCTGCCCAACGGTGCCAGACAGGTGGTGATGATCCAGTGCGTGGGCTCCCGGGGCGACGATCTGGCCTATTGCAGCCGGGTCTGCTGCGGCCAGGCCCTGAAGAATGCCCTGCGGCTCAAGGCCGGGGACCCGCAGCTGGGGGTCATCATCCTCTTCCGGGATATGCGGGCCTATGGCTTCCTGGAAGACGATTACCGGCAGGCCAGGCAGCAGGGGGTGCTTTTCATCCGCTACACCCCGGAAGAGCCGCCGCGGGTGGCGGCCGGCACGGAGGAGACGGCGCCGCTTCTGGTCACGGTCTTCGACCGGATCCTCGGTGAAGAGGTGGAGCTTTCGGCCGACGCCCTTGTCCTTTCCACCGGGATCGTCGCGGAAGATCCGCAACCGTTGGCCCGGATGCTGAAGGTGCCGGTAACCGCGGAGGGCTTCTTCCTGGAGGCGCACGTCAAGCTCAGGCCCGTGGACCTGCCGGTGGACGGGGTCTATGTCTGCGGTCTGGCCCACGGGCCGAAGGCCATGGACGAGAGCATCGCCCAGGCCCAGGCGGCGGCCGGCCGCGCCTGCCAGCCGCTGGCTGCCGGCGCCATCACCCCGGAGCCCATCGTCAGCCAGGTCGATCCCGCAGCCTGCATTGGCTGCGGCGCCTGCGAGTCGTTCTGCCCGTACAAGGCCATGGAGATGGTGGGGGAGGGCAAGAAGAAGCGGGCCCGGACGCTCACCGCCTCCTGCAAAGGCTGCGGCGTCTGCGCTGCCCGCTGCCCGACCGTGGCCATCGACATGGGCCGCTTCACCCTTGCCGGCATCCGGGCGCAGATTGCCGCCTTCGGCGCCGGCGCCTAACCGCTCAGGAGACGGAGCGTCATGACTCAGCCCGCCAGTCCCAGGATTCTCGGCTTTCTCTGCAACTGGTGCTGCTACACGGCGGCGGATGCCGCCGGCGTGGGCCGCTACCAGTATCCGCCCAACCTGCGGGTCATCCGGATCATGTGCACCGGCCGGCTCGACCCGTCCTTTCCCCTGGAAGGCCTAGCCAAGGGCGCGGACGGCGTCTTTGTGGGTGGCTGCCATCCCGGGGAGTGCCACTACCAGGACGGCAACTACCATGCCCTGGTCACCGCCGCCCTGGTGCACGAGACGCTCGTGCGATTGGGGGTGAAGGGCGACCGTTTCCTCCTCGACTGGGCTTCGGCCGCAGAAGGCCCGAGCTTTGTCAAGATCATCACCCGGTTCACCGGGCAGGTGACGGCCCTGGGGCCTCTGGGCGAAGCGGAAGGGATCGACGCCGTCGCCCTGCGGGGGAGATTGGCGCTCGCCACCGAGGCGGCCCGGGGCCGCAAGATCCGCACCGGACTGATCCACGCGGCGCGCGACATGATGAGGCGCCGCGATTTTTCACGCTCGACCATCGCTGGCCTGGTGGCGGGACGCTGCCAGAAGGCCCTGGCAGAGCTTCTGCCCTGATGCGGGCGGCGAATTGGCCCACAACCTTTTCAAGAGGAGGAAACGACCATGCTGGAGATCACAGACCAGGCAGCCTCCCGGCTGCAGACATACTTGGGCGAGCGGGGGATCACTTCCCCGGTGCGGGTGACGGTGGTGGGCGGCTGTGGCGGCCCGCGCCTGAGCCTCTTCCTGGATGAGGCCAGGGGCTCCGACCATGCGGTGGAGACCGCGGCCGGGTTGCGGCTGATCATCGATCAGGAGCTGCTGGCCCACTGCGGGGCGGTCACGGTGGACTACCTGGAGGGCGACGGCTGCGGCTGCCGGAGCGGCGGCTTTGCGATCACCGCCGCAAACTCCCTGCCCGGGGCCGAGGAGAAGGGGGCGGCCTGCACGACCGGGGGCTGTCGCTGCTGAGCGAAGGGCGGTCGAATATCGAAGATTGAACAAGGAATGTCCAACCGCAGAAGGGACCGGAAGGACTGATCCGGAAGGTCCACAGCAGCCCCTTCGCTACGGGATCCCCGGCCGCCGTCTCCGGCAGAAGAGACGGCGGCCGGGGGGAGCTACCGGGGTGGGGCTTGCGTCTGGCTAGCCGGCGAGCCTCTTGCCGAGCATGGACATCTCGGGACCGACCACCGGGATCTCCACGCCCTTCAGGAGGACATGCCAGTAAGTCCATTTGAAAAGGAGCTTGCCCATATGGTTGGCCTCGGTGTCGCCCAGAAGGTCGAAGGGTCCCAGCGCGGGCATCGGGAATTTCCCGGGCAGGGGCTCGGTCTTGTAGTTGAAGTCGATGAGGTAGGCCTTGTTGAAGCCGGATTCGATGAAGCAGTTGGAGTGACCGTCGAATCTGGGCAGGGGCGCCATGCCCTCGATCTCCCGGAGCAGGTTCTCGGAGAGGACCTCGGACTCGAAATGGGCCACCGAGCCGGCCTTGGAGGTGGGCACGTTGGTGGTGTCGCCGATGACATAGACGTTGGGATACTTCTTGGCCTTGAGGGTGTGGTGATCGGTGCCCACCCAGCCCAGCTCGTCGGAGACCCCGGAGTCGATGAGGGCCTGGGCGCCCATGTTGGGCGGGATGGTCACCAGAAGATCGAAGCCGATGGTGCGGCCATCCGCTCCCTCGATGGTCCTGGCCCCGTGGTCCACGGCCACGATGTTGAATTCCGGGGTGACCTTGATGCCCTTCTCCTGGGCCGCCGCGGAAAAGGCGCGGGTGGCGATGGGCTTGGTGAACATGCCGCCCAGGGGGGTGACAAACTCGATCTCCACCTTGTCCCGGATGCCCCGCTCCTGGAAATACCAGTCGGCCAAGAACACGAACTCGATCGGTGCCACCGGGCACTTGAAGGGCATCTCGCTGATGTGCATGACGAGCCGGCCGCCGTCGAAGGCCCGCATGGCCTTGGCCAGCCGGGTGGCACCCTCCAGGGTGTAGAAGTCGTGAACGTTCTTGCCCATGCCTTCGGCCATGCCGGCCACCTCTTCCGGTGCCAGCCGGCAGCCGGTGGCGATGATCAGCCAATCGTAGGTGAACCGGTGATTTCTGGTCTGGACCAGATTGGCCTCGGGATCCACCTTGGTGATCTCGTCAATGACGAAGTCGACACCGGCCGGCAGCAGCTCCCGGCGGGTCTTGACCACGTCCGAGGGCTTGTAGATCCCGAAAGGAATGAACAAAAGCCCGGGCTGGTAGATGTGACGGTTGTCCCGGTCGATGATGGTGATGCTCCACTCGTCACGACTCAGGGCGGCGCGGAGCTTGTTGGCCATCATGGTGCCGCCGGTGCCTGCGCCAAGAATGACAATCTTCTTCATCGTTCGTCTCCCCCCCGGGCGTAGATGGATGCCCCGCGGCCGATTGACAGCACGCCCCGGCTGCCTGCCAGCCATCAACAGGACTTCCTGCGACATGCGGCGGCAAGAACTCTGGAGAGGAGTCATAACTGACGGCCTGAATCGATGTCAAATCGGAAATTCCTATTGATAATTCGCCGGATATTGTTGCATCCGATGACAAGGTGCGGCGAACGGCTGCATGTTATGCAGGACCATAGTGTGGTCATGTCGCGATCAGCGGAAAAATCTCCAGCGATGCTGGCGATGCAGCCTCGGAGTTGGCGTCATTGTTGAAACGCGAGGATGGAATGCCCCCGCCGTGTAACCGTTCACCGAGGGCATCGGAGAGACCGGCGGCCATTCCCCCACCCCAGCCCTCCCCCGCTGGGGGCGGGAGCAGAGGACCACCTGCCACACGGAGTCGGCGCGCCTCCTCCCCCCAGCGGGGCCCCCAGCGGGAGGAGGTCGGGAGGGGGGCTGAACGGTTGCCCCGCCGTTAGCCAGCGGCCCGGCACGACGAGGGAGAGGTGATCTGGTATGGCGATTCCGAAGACCTTTGCCGGCCTGCGGCTGGTGTCCTGGGATGCACGGTTCGAGAAGTCCCTCAACGACCTGCAGCGGGCGGGCGGCAATTCGGCCATTGCTGCCCGCAATGCCGAGAGCATCATCCGCCAGCTGCAGACCGCGGGCCGGGACCGTCAGGAGCTGTTGCGCCGATCCACCAAGCACGGCGAATCCCGTCTCAAGGGCTGCCTCAAGTTCAACCTGGGCAACGGCTATCGCCTCATCTCCCTCCTGGCCGGCGGCGAGCTGCGGCTTCTCTTTGCCGGCAGCCATGACGACTGCGATCTGTGGCTGGAGAAGAACCGTGGCCTGGAGCTGACAGGGGGGGACACGCGGATCCAGGTCGTCTTTCCGGAGCTGGCCGTTGCTCCCGTTCGGCCCCGCCTCGGGGAGGAGGAGCCGGCGCGTCCCATCGATGACCAGACCCTGCGGCAGGTGTTCCGCGGTCTGGTCATCGGGCGGTGAGCCATGGATCTGCACCGGCTCGAGGTCTTTTGCAGGGTGGTGGATCTGCGGAGCTTCACCCGGGCCGCCGAGGCGGCGCGCCTGTCCCAGCCCACGGTGAGCGAGCACGTTCGGGTCCTGGAGGAGCTTCTTGGCCAGAAGCTGGTGGACCGGCTGGGCCGGGAGGTCCTGCCCACAGCCGCCGGCCGGACCCTCTACCAGTATGCCCGCCGGATCCTGGACCTCCGGGAGGAGGCCAAAAAGGCCATCAGCCACCAGGGGCTTCTGGCCGGCAAGCTCCTGCTCGGCGCCAGCACCATCCCTGGCACCTACCTCCTGCCGGAATGCGTGGCCAGATTCAAGCGCCAGCATCCGTCCCTGCAGCTGTGCCTGCGCATCGCCAGCTCCCACCTCATTGCCCGCGATGTGCTGGCCGGCGAGCTGGAGGCCGGGGTCATCGGCGACCGCTGGCCAGAGCCCAGCCTGGAGTGGGAAGAGATCTTTCTCGACGAACTGGTCCTGGTGGTCTTCCCCAGCCATCCCTGGGCAGGGCGGGACAGCATCCACGTAGGCGAGCTGGCTGGCCAGCCGTTCATCATCCGGGAGCGGGAATCCGGCACCCGGGCGGTGATGGGCCAGGCCCTTACGGAGCGGGGGCTCGATGTGTCCCGGCTGGCGGTGGCTGCGGAGATCGGCAGCACCGAGGCGGTGCGCCAGTGCGTCAAGGCCGGGATCGGCATCTCCATCCTCTCCCGGCAGGCGGTGGCCGAGGATCTGGCCGCCGGCACCCTTTGTGCCGTGAGCATCGATGGCCAGCCGCTCTTCCGGCCCTTCCACCTGGTCCGGCAGCGGAACCGCGAGCTCTCTTCCGCCTGCGCACTGTTCCTGGAGGCAGTGCGCAGCGAAAACCAGCTCCTCTTTCACCGGGCCGTTTAGGCGCTCGGGCAGGAAGGCTTCAGGAGGGCACGGATCGCACCCAGGACAGCCACGGCCTCCTCGTGATCGTCCGTGGTGTACAGGTCGAAGGGTGGTCTGTCCGGGCTGGCGAGGGAGACGGTGAACAGCGGCATGGCATAGCCGTCCATCTGCCGGCTGGTCCGGATTCCGGCCGTCGTCCCGGCCGGCAGGGAGGACAACCGGGACCAGGAGAGGACAAACAGCCGCCAGGTGGTTCGGATGAAGCTGCCGGTGGCATCGATTTCCGTGGTTCGGGTCCGGGTCATCCAGGCAGCGGCGACCAGCAGGATGGCGGTGAAACATGCAACAGCCGCGGTGCGCTGGGAGGGATCCAGGACCAGGCTGCCGATCACGAGGGCAGTGGCGGCGACAACGCCGGCGAGCGGCCTCGCATACGGAAGGCCCGGGTCCGAGCGAATCTGCAAGCAGGTGCCAGGGGTCCGGGCCACGGGCGAGCACGGCATGCGCCTGGTCGCCCCCCCCCACGATGGCCGAATGGCAAACGCATGGCCCATGGTGAAGCCCCCTTGGGGCACCGTCCAATAGGTATTTCTGATGGCTGCGCAAAGGGCTATCGGAAGCGACGATGGCTGTTCCTTCGCGTGATCGATCCCAGAAACCTGACCAGCCCCACCAGGGAGCTGGTCCCGCCAGGGGTGCAGCTCATCACCGACGAGGTGACCAGGGTCGATCCTGAAGAAAAGCGCCCGTCCGTGTCGTGCATCGTCCGTGTCGATGACTACCCGCCGTGATATCGAAACTACCTGTTGGCAATGTCGTCCATCCTGTCCTAAGAATGGGCCCGTCAAGACGTGCCAGCGGCGTTTTTCTCGGACCGGGAGGCGGCAATCACCAGCATGTGCACGGTACTTGCCGAACGTGAGGTCATCTCGATGCGGCGGCAACGCCTGCCTGGCGTGCGAATCGAAACCGCGGAACACCCGGATCCTATGGGGGCGCTTGGGGCAGCACTGTGGGCAGAGCGCGGTTGATGGGAGGGCTGAGGGGCATTTTTTTGTACCTTTCATGCGAGGACAGAGCCATGGAAGAAGAAACGCAACACGTGCCGCGGCGGGCTTTTCTAAGGGTCGCCCTGGCCACGACCGTGAGCGTGGCGCTCACCGCCCAAAGGACACCGGCCGCCGCGTTCAACCGGAACCACTTGCAGGTCTGGTCCTGCGGCGGGCTGGCCGAGGCCTTCATGCCGCTCAATGCCCAGTATGAAAAGCAGACCGGAGTGAGGATCGACTACACGGGTGCCTTCGCCGCCGCCCTGGGCAAATCGCTGCTGGGCAGCGCGGTGACGGAAGTTTTCGGCGGCCGGGTGCTCGACCTGGCCAAAAAACTTCGGACCGCTGGCAAGATGCTCTATTTCAAGCCGCTCTGTTTCACCAGCTACGTGCTGGTCACGCCCAAGGGCAATCCCGCCGGTATTCACGAGGTGAAGGACCTGGCCCGGCCAGGTGTCCGCGTGGTGCTGGCGCCCGACGCCTCTCCCCCCGGCGGCCCGGCCGTCCAGACGCTGCTGAAGAAGGCGGGCGTTCTCGATGCGGCCATGAAGAGCGCCGTAACGCTGGGAAGCTGCGTGCAGCGCACCATGGACGATATCATCGGCGGCAAGGGCGATGTCTCGGTGGTGGAGCTGCGCGTCACGCGCATGCCGGCCTTCGTTGGGAAGATGGAGGTTCTGCCGATTCCGGATGAGTACTTCCCGCCTCCGCCGCTGACCTTCACCATCGGCGTCATGAAGGACGCGAAAGATCGCGCCCTGGCCGACCATTATGTCGACTTCGTCACCTCGGCCGAGGGGCAGGCCTTTTTCGAGCGGAGCGGATTCATTCCCGCCGCTTCGAAGCAGGGGCGCGAATTGATCGCCAAGCTGGGGGTGCACGATGCCTGATGCCGCCGTAACCACCGCGACACCTGCTTCCGCTTCCACTGCGCGCGGCGCCCTTTGGCGGCGTCTCAGCCAATTGGCCATGACCGCCGTGCTCGGGCAGTGGTCGTTCTACGGAATCTTCCGCTGTCCTTTTCTGGTGCCGTACCTCAGTTGCCAAAACTGCCCGGTGATCACCTGCCACGGCCGGCTGCTGACCATGTTCTGGGGCTTCTGGCTACTGCTGCCCCTTTCGGCGATTCTCTCTGGCCGCGCCTTTTGCGGCTGGGCCTGTCCGGGCGGTCTGGTCAGCCAGATGTTGGGCAAGCTCGCGCCGCTCAGGCTGCCGAGGCGAAATCTCATTTTGCGCATTGCGCCGTATGCCAAATACCTCGGCCTGGCAACGGCCCTCTATTTCTTCTTCGCCCTGGGGCAGCCCCGGGCCGACATTCCCATCCGCGTGGGCGAGTTCTTCCGGTCCGTGACCCTGACCTTCGAGCATGCGCAAACGCTCTGGTTGGTCCGCACCCTTTTCGTGCTCGGGTTTCTGGTCCTGGGTCTGGTGGTGGCCAACGCCTGGTGCCGCTTTGCCTGTCCAACGGGCAGCCTGCTCGAAACCCTCCGGCCCGCAGCGCTGTTTGGGTTCCATAAAACCGCCGCGTGCAACGGCTGCAATCGGTGCCTGCAGGTGTGCGCCATGGGCACCCGTCCGGCTGAGGCCGACTGCACGGATTGCGGCGATTGTGCGGACGAATGCCCAACCGGTGCGATCCGCTTCGGCCGCCGGAAGGGGGCGTAGATGAAGGCCCGCTGTTCGTCGGACGGGCCGTCGCTGCCGCATCCCTGTTTCGACCCGGCTGCCAAGGGCCGCTTCGGGCGCATCCACATGCCGGTGGCGCCGACTTGCAACATCCAGTGCGCCTACTGCCGCCGGAGCTGCGATTGCGTGCACGAGAGCCGGCCGGGCGTAACCAGCCGGGTGATGGACCCCGAAGGCGCGGCGGCCTGGGTGGACGAGACCGTGCGCCGCATGCCCTTTATCACGGTCGCCGGCATCGCGGGCCCCGGGGATGCCTTTGCCGAGCCCACCAAAACCCTCGCCACCCTGGAGCGGGTTCGGCGCGCCCATCCCCGGCTGAACCTGTGCCTCTCCACCAACGGCCTTGGGATCGGCGACCACATCGACGACCTGGCGGATCTGCGGGTGGGCTTTGTGACCGTCACCATCAACGCCGTGGACCCCGCCATCGGCGCGCGGATTTACTCACGCGTGCGATTCAATGGCGACGGTTTGAGGGGATTGCCGGCGGCCGCCCTGCTGCTCGATCGCCAGTTGTCGGCTGTCGCCAAGCTCAAAAAGCGCGGGGTGAGGGTAAAAATCAACACCGTGGTCATCCCCGGCATCAACGACGGGCATGTGATCGAAATCGCCCAGACACTCTCCCGTCTCAAGGCCGATCTCCACAACCTGATCGGGGTGATCCCGGTCAAAGGAACACCATTCGAACATCTCACTGCCCCATCCGAAGCGTTGCTGAGTGGCCTGCGCTGCGGGGCGGAAGCCTTTATCCCTCAGATGCGCCACTGCGTGCGCTGCCGGGCCGACGCCGTGGGTTTGCTCCACGATGAGCGTACCTGCCGCTCTCCTGTGGCAGATCCTGCCGGGATGCGGATGCCGTTGCATTGCTGCGCTGCATATGGATCGGCTTAACATCTTTTTCGCCCCTTGGGCAGTCCCGCAGGCCCTTGCGAAGCGGGGACTCGATGTGTCCCGGCTGGCGGTGGCTGCGGAGATCGGCAGCACCGAGACGGTGCGCCTCGCGGTATTGTTGCTCGAGCACGGTGGCGAGTTCTGTTAAAGGCAAGCGGGACGTTCGTGCACAGAGCGCTTGGCATTTCCCGCCAGGACATGATGCCGTCCTGCCATGCCTCTCCAACGCCGCCTGGACGCCCCGGGTATCCTGCACCACGTGATCGCCAGGGGGATCGAAGTCGTCCGCTGTTCCTGGATCAGTCCGCGTACCAGGACATCCAACGCCGGCTGGAAGGGGCCACCGAACGCTGGACCGTCCTCGCCTGGGCTCTGCTGACCAACCAGGTCCACATCCTGGTGCGGACCGGCCCCGTGCCCCTGGCCGCGGTGAGCGGAGCCTGATGACCGGCTATGCGTTGGCCTTCAATCGGTGCCACCGCCGCGCTGCAACCCCGCAGGTTTTGCCAGTGAGAAAGCCGGCGGCCTTGGTCGGCTGAACAGGCCGCAGGTTCTTCTTTCTGCCTTTCCGTCCTTCCCCTTTCTGGTTTTTCTTCTCCCCGTTCCTCCTGAATTCTGGGTCGTCTTCTTCCCGTGGGCGGCTGGTGCCGGCGGTATGGTGGTCCGGAGGGCCTCCAGAACGCGCACCTTTCGCTGTGTTGCCATAAGACCTGTAGCTAACCCGCGGAGCAAGAACCGGGGCTATTGCGGCACCAAGGCGTGCCAGCGGGCGCGCAAGCAGGAGTGGCACCGCGCCAAGCGCCAGGAAGGAACAGGAGATGGACAGCACGTTGGGCAGTCATGGTTCTTCAGATGCAGCCCGCCACCGTCTGGCCCAGGGGCTGCCAGGCCTGCCCAGGCCCGTTCGCGTCCCGTTTGGCGATCTCCAGCCTCCTCTTCATCAGGCGGCTCTCGGAATGGCGACCGCCACGATCGGACATCGCTCGGGTCGATGGCTGCCTTCCGGAGGATCAGAACTATCTATTGGTAATATGGCCTTTCTTGTCCTAAGAATGGTGCCGGCCAAGCCGGGACCCCGGCCGGTCGCGCCCAGCCGGGCTGCGGGCCACTGGCATGCGGCCGGTCCGTCGCCACCCCGGCACTGCCCACCGCAGACGGCCAGGCTCCTTGGCTGAGGCCAATGCCGCCCCGGGGGGCACATGATCGCCAGGCTTGGCCAGTCACGAGCACAGGGCAGCGCCGCCCGTTGCCGAGCGTCCCCCGGCGCGGCGCGGTGTTTCAACCCCGAACCCGACCCCGGATACAAGGAGAGGCACCATGGACCAGACGAGCTTTGAGGTGAAGGCCTATCCCGATATGTGGAAGGGGCTCGGGATGGATGTGGCCCGCTTCGACAAGGCCCGGCAGATGCTGGGGGAGGCCTATCGAAAAACCTTCCTGGCTCAGCCTGACCGGCCGCAGGAGATGGCCTATTTCGACAACCTGATCGCCGAGATCCACGGCGGCCGGGTGGCGGAGCTGCTGGCCGCCAAGAAGGAGGGGCGGCCGGTGGTGGGCACCTTCTGCGTCTATGTGCCGGAGGAGATCATTCTGGCGGCGGGCGGCGTCTGCGTAGGGCTGTGCGGCGGCTCCCAGGGGTCGATCCCGGATGCGGAGAAGGTGCTGCCCAGAAACATCTGCCCCCTGGTCAAGTCCGCCTTCGGCTTCAAGGCCGGCCGCATCTGCCCGTACTTCCAGGTGGTG from Thermodesulfobacteriota bacterium carries:
- a CDS encoding radical SAM protein gives rise to the protein MKARCSSDGPSLPHPCFDPAAKGRFGRIHMPVAPTCNIQCAYCRRSCDCVHESRPGVTSRVMDPEGAAAWVDETVRRMPFITVAGIAGPGDAFAEPTKTLATLERVRRAHPRLNLCLSTNGLGIGDHIDDLADLRVGFVTVTINAVDPAIGARIYSRVRFNGDGLRGLPAAALLLDRQLSAVAKLKKRGVRVKINTVVIPGINDGHVIEIAQTLSRLKADLHNLIGVIPVKGTPFEHLTAPSEALLSGLRCGAEAFIPQMRHCVRCRADAVGLLHDERTCRSPVADPAGMRMPLHCCAAYGSA